One Candidatus Poribacteria bacterium DNA segment encodes these proteins:
- a CDS encoding AAA family ATPase: MQLERIRLKAFGCFQQRDFDLHNGINLIFGPNFSGKSTLVNAIFFALTGKPIVPRVDTSAIKNAKAYSGTAGLQFIVDGERYQLYRATGKRIQLRSEKNGAWQVLFDEKRVKVTEAMLQKQFGIMHEQLALTTFLREGEIFEFLARQSTTRRDILHTLLGIDRLIEVRERFIDTRRIAKREQGRIRAHQNSLRFTAQNVDQAEIERIEDKLKGLETAYGAEAGDAALIAEWRQHQNRLQKRLDTLTREQHEALRGFKGIEPLREMTTKIETSIQGATELEKKREALIQQIGSLESQIAALTTVCNTLRTLIESDEQHCPTCYQEVEREVVQQIIDEKEAEKSQRCTELDTYKQSLETETENLKHRRALEQRLQTLQGRLARFEQHSGEIEEIQSELSMLSSRFAERGIQEGEALPSETAAGLDKPKLKAQIDQERKRLDQLKQQEAVRLDRLGALQRTNRDAAKIEKTLLSLELACAGVDKTIETLQRQILKPAEEELHHWLEKMALFGQTRIDLQRQHLLPSLTIDGVDRSLMLLSGSEKMFLYLCFKVALAKVLGNPGFFVFDDPTLHLDEERKALMVDFIRQLAEEHQVVVTSYDADVRLGLEGAHLIEMTREA, translated from the coding sequence ATGCAGTTAGAGCGGATCCGCCTTAAGGCTTTCGGCTGTTTCCAACAGCGCGATTTTGATCTTCACAACGGCATCAATCTCATTTTCGGTCCCAACTTCAGTGGGAAAAGCACGCTTGTCAATGCGATCTTTTTTGCATTAACCGGAAAACCGATTGTCCCACGCGTGGATACCTCCGCCATAAAAAATGCCAAAGCCTATAGTGGCACAGCGGGTCTCCAATTCATCGTAGATGGTGAACGCTATCAACTCTACCGAGCGACAGGGAAACGTATCCAACTCCGTTCAGAAAAAAACGGCGCGTGGCAGGTGCTTTTCGACGAAAAACGTGTCAAGGTGACAGAAGCGATGTTGCAAAAGCAATTCGGCATTATGCACGAGCAGCTTGCCCTCACCACTTTTCTCCGTGAAGGCGAGATTTTTGAATTCCTTGCCCGCCAATCCACAACTCGACGCGATATTCTCCATACACTCCTCGGTATTGACAGGCTCATTGAAGTCCGAGAGCGATTCATTGACACACGGCGTATAGCGAAACGTGAACAGGGGAGAATTCGGGCACATCAGAATAGTTTGCGATTCACTGCACAGAACGTGGATCAAGCCGAAATCGAACGCATTGAAGATAAATTGAAAGGTTTGGAAACCGCTTACGGTGCCGAAGCGGGGGATGCCGCGTTAATCGCAGAATGGCGACAGCACCAGAACCGCTTGCAAAAGCGACTGGACACGCTCACACGCGAGCAGCACGAAGCGTTGCGCGGATTCAAAGGCATTGAGCCGTTGCGAGAAATGACAACTAAAATCGAGACCAGTATTCAGGGAGCCACCGAATTAGAGAAAAAGCGGGAAGCACTTATACAACAGATTGGTAGTCTTGAGTCGCAGATTGCGGCGTTGACGACTGTCTGTAATACCCTCCGAACCCTGATTGAAAGCGATGAACAGCACTGCCCGACCTGTTATCAGGAGGTAGAGCGCGAAGTCGTGCAACAGATTATTGACGAAAAGGAAGCTGAAAAATCGCAACGCTGCACTGAATTGGATACCTATAAACAATCATTGGAAACGGAAACCGAGAATTTAAAGCATCGTCGTGCACTTGAACAACGGCTCCAAACTTTGCAGGGACGTTTAGCCCGATTTGAACAACACTCCGGCGAAATTGAAGAAATTCAGAGTGAACTCAGCATGTTGTCTTCTCGATTCGCAGAAAGGGGAATCCAGGAAGGGGAAGCGTTGCCTTCTGAAACCGCGGCAGGCTTAGACAAACCGAAGTTGAAAGCCCAAATCGATCAGGAGCGGAAACGTCTGGACCAACTCAAGCAGCAAGAGGCTGTTCGTTTGGATAGGCTTGGCGCGCTCCAGCGAACTAACAGAGACGCAGCTAAAATTGAAAAGACGCTCCTGAGTTTAGAACTCGCCTGCGCTGGCGTGGACAAAACCATCGAAACTCTCCAACGTCAGATCCTCAAACCCGCTGAAGAGGAGTTGCATCATTGGCTCGAAAAAATGGCACTTTTCGGACAAACGCGTATTGACTTACAACGCCAACACTTACTCCCTTCGCTCACGATAGATGGTGTCGATCGGAGTTTGATGTTGCTCAGTGGCAGTGAAAAGATGTTCCTCTATCTCTGCTTCAAAGTTGCCCTTGCCAAGGTATTAGGCAACCCCGGCTTCTTTGTCTTCGACGATCCAACGCTCCACTTAGATGAAGAACGAAAGGCGTTGATGGTCGATTTCATTCGTCAACTCGCTGAAGAACATCAGGTCGTTGTGACGAGTTATGATGCAGATGTTCGTTTAGGGCTTGAAGGCGCGCATCTCATTGAGATGACCAGAGAAGCATAG
- a CDS encoding O-methyltransferase, translating into MPDTMENYESILKRLEKTAKQYTNIAPENGQFLSILIRTIQAQNVLEVGTSNGYSTIWLAAALKETGGRLITLEFDQKRAEEAQAHLQEVGLERIVEVRVGNALDEIPKCDATFDLVFLDAEKHEYRRYLELAFPHIRPGGLIVADDTVTMRDEMPDYVEFVFSTPLLHSVDIPLDDGIILSYKTEA; encoded by the coding sequence ATGCCGGACACTATGGAAAATTACGAATCCATCCTAAAACGCCTCGAAAAGACAGCAAAACAGTATACCAATATCGCGCCGGAGAATGGACAATTCCTCTCTATTCTTATCCGCACCATTCAAGCACAAAACGTGCTCGAAGTCGGGACAAGCAACGGCTACTCCACAATCTGGCTCGCTGCCGCGTTGAAGGAGACAGGGGGTAGACTCATCACCCTTGAGTTCGATCAGAAACGGGCTGAAGAAGCGCAGGCGCATCTTCAGGAAGTCGGGTTAGAGCGTATCGTCGAAGTCCGTGTCGGAAACGCACTCGACGAAATACCGAAATGCGATGCCACCTTTGATCTTGTATTCCTTGATGCTGAGAAACATGAGTATCGACGCTACCTCGAATTGGCATTCCCCCACATTCGTCCTGGGGGTCTGATTGTCGCTGATGACACCGTAACAATGCGCGATGAAATGCCCGACTACGTCGAATTCGTCTTTAGCACACCGCTACTACACTCAGTTGACATCCCTTTAGACGACGGTATCATTTTGAGTTACAAAACCGAGGCATAG
- a CDS encoding 3-oxoacyl-ACP reductase FabG yields the protein MAFPGFELKDKVMLITGSGKGIGRGIALAAAQMGAKIILNSRTPSDLEEVASEIRENGGEAESVVFDVSDMAQVATGAQAALDVWGRVDVLVNNAGTNRPKPALELTEEDWDAIYDLNLKGLFFLTQMLVKPMIERENGKIINISSTMGLVGGPLRTAYSGSKGGVVLLTKGLAVEWAPHNVTVNAVAPAFTRTPLADVLLQRKEFYEDVVRRIPMGRVGEVDEVVGAVLFLASDAANWVTGQTIAVDGGWVAW from the coding sequence ATGGCGTTTCCAGGATTTGAATTGAAAGATAAGGTCATGTTAATCACGGGTTCCGGTAAAGGCATCGGCAGGGGGATTGCGCTCGCCGCTGCACAGATGGGTGCAAAAATCATCTTAAACAGCCGGACTCCCTCTGATCTTGAGGAGGTAGCGAGCGAAATCCGTGAGAACGGAGGTGAAGCGGAGTCGGTTGTGTTTGATGTGAGCGATATGGCACAGGTTGCGACAGGCGCACAAGCCGCACTCGATGTATGGGGTAGAGTCGATGTCCTCGTCAATAACGCTGGCACTAACCGTCCGAAACCTGCGCTCGAGTTAACAGAAGAAGATTGGGATGCGATCTATGATCTGAATCTTAAAGGACTGTTCTTCCTAACGCAGATGCTCGTGAAACCGATGATAGAGCGGGAAAACGGGAAGATTATCAATATCTCTTCGACGATGGGGTTGGTAGGGGGTCCGTTACGGACTGCCTATTCAGGGAGTAAAGGCGGTGTTGTGCTGTTAACGAAGGGGCTTGCCGTTGAGTGGGCACCCCATAACGTCACCGTGAACGCTGTAGCACCGGCGTTTACGCGGACACCGCTCGCCGATGTGCTTTTACAACGTAAGGAATTCTATGAAGACGTTGTTCGCCGTATTCCAATGGGACGTGTCGGTGAGGTGGATGAGGTAGTCGGCGCGGTACTTTTCTTAGCATCGGATGCAGCGAACTGGGTGACTGGACAAACGATCGCCGTTGATGGTGGATGGGTTGCTTGGTAG
- a CDS encoding LamG domain-containing protein, with the protein MKQLFIVLMLALVCSTYAAADLLEGLVLYMPLDEGAGDKVDDFSENGFIGELNGGPKWVDGKFGKALEFSASSDFVAVEDDAVFHIEDEITQAAWINLDRLPSAHAIVFGTRMGGGGRHIGFGYGMNPGNGIKVWTNGAGGGFLDINDNKTGLDTGKWYYLSYTHTSDNKGKVKIYVDGKVTHEQDSNNPVAPAGATSRVQIGTWSGEAWPGIVDEVRLWNRALSDDEMEQSMEMGADEFLAVNPKDKLATSWGKIKRLR; encoded by the coding sequence GTGAAACAACTGTTTATTGTCTTAATGCTTGCCCTGGTTTGCAGCACTTATGCTGCTGCCGATTTGCTGGAAGGGCTCGTTCTCTATATGCCGCTTGATGAAGGTGCGGGTGATAAGGTTGATGACTTTTCCGAAAACGGCTTTATAGGTGAACTGAACGGCGGACCCAAGTGGGTTGATGGTAAATTCGGAAAGGCTCTTGAATTCAGCGCGTCCAGCGATTTTGTCGCTGTTGAGGACGACGCGGTTTTCCACATTGAAGACGAAATCACGCAAGCCGCATGGATTAATCTTGACCGGCTGCCGAGTGCCCACGCAATCGTTTTTGGCACTCGCATGGGTGGCGGTGGAAGACACATCGGATTCGGCTATGGGATGAACCCCGGAAACGGCATCAAGGTCTGGACAAACGGTGCTGGCGGCGGGTTCTTGGATATCAACGATAACAAGACGGGACTTGATACCGGCAAATGGTATTACCTGTCCTATACCCATACAAGTGACAACAAAGGCAAAGTTAAGATTTATGTAGACGGCAAAGTCACGCACGAGCAGGACTCTAACAACCCTGTCGCACCCGCAGGTGCTACGAGCCGAGTTCAGATCGGGACCTGGTCTGGTGAAGCGTGGCCCGGTATAGTTGATGAAGTTCGGCTCTGGAATCGCGCCCTCTCTGATGACGAGATGGAACAGAGTATGGAGATGGGGGCTGATGAATTTTTGGCTGTGAATCCAAAAGATAAACTCGCCACATCTTGGGGCAAAATTAAGAGACTTCGCTAA
- a CDS encoding SMP-30/gluconolactonase/LRE family protein: MNEELFVSQEFTSVNGFTSGIEGPACDAEGNLYAVNYERQHTIGKVTPDGAASVFVELPTGSIGNGIRFNSEGFMFIADYTNHNVLKVDMDTRHITIHAHEPTMNQPNDIAIGANDILYASDPNWGASTGQIWRVDTDGAVTLLEAGMGTTNGIEVSPDEKVLYVNESAQRNIWAYDLSAEGEIRNKRLLIQFPDFNMDGMRCDIEGNLYVTRHGKGTVAKLSPAGEVLLEVQLTGKLCSNIAFGGSDGCTCYVTMADRGNVEVFRVDLPGRSWQLFQ, from the coding sequence ATGAACGAAGAACTTTTTGTCAGTCAAGAATTTACATCCGTTAACGGATTTACATCAGGAATCGAGGGACCCGCCTGTGATGCAGAGGGAAATCTATATGCTGTTAACTACGAACGGCAGCACACCATCGGCAAGGTGACACCTGACGGCGCAGCGAGTGTTTTTGTCGAACTTCCCACCGGTAGCATCGGCAACGGTATCCGTTTCAACAGCGAAGGGTTCATGTTCATCGCTGATTACACGAATCACAACGTCCTGAAAGTGGATATGGACACACGGCACATTACTATCCATGCGCATGAGCCGACCATGAATCAACCGAACGATATCGCCATAGGTGCGAACGATATCCTCTATGCCAGCGACCCGAATTGGGGTGCGTCAACTGGACAAATCTGGCGGGTCGATACGGATGGAGCGGTGACTTTACTGGAAGCAGGTATGGGCACTACAAACGGTATCGAAGTGAGTCCTGATGAAAAGGTGCTGTATGTCAACGAATCCGCGCAACGGAACATCTGGGCTTATGACCTATCAGCTGAAGGCGAGATTCGCAACAAACGCCTTCTGATCCAGTTCCCGGATTTCAACATGGACGGCATGCGGTGCGATATTGAAGGCAATCTTTACGTCACTCGACACGGCAAAGGGACAGTCGCGAAACTCTCACCGGCAGGTGAGGTGCTGCTGGAAGTCCAGTTAACGGGTAAGCTTTGCTCCAATATCGCTTTCGGCGGTTCAGATGGATGCACGTGTTACGTCACGATGGCAGACCGAGGAAATGTAGAGGTGTTTCGCGTCGACCTACCCGGCAGAAGTTGGCAGCTGTTCCAGTAA
- a CDS encoding FIST C-terminal domain-containing protein, translating to MIHVGVGHSQSLSTVEAAARATLMAMGNAGIAKADLAIVFATINYQTEYEDLYQVVHSNSNCDELIGCSGLSVLTSAGEFEEEPALAVMVIRSEQLSAVSFSAHGTAAEVGKQIEKDIQSGLGDDSLLVIFPDVRAVNPAELVKHIGDDGTELPVVGAAVSGDATGAQMYHWKGEEATEGGLTGILLTGDFNTEIGVAQGCQPIGRPREVTRAEGRVIFELDGEPALEQFKGSLQLLTQDDIRRSGGTVFVGIAMDPENKNPIRGDFLIRNLVGINEEHDALAVSEEVTEGQLVQFHLRNPNAAAEEIQDIITQLAERTRQHTPAFGLYFNCLGRGKGLYGVANHDIGVIQEKFPGLPVIGFFGNSEFAPIGGRNFAHAYTGVFVLCTAN from the coding sequence ATGATTCATGTAGGTGTGGGGCATTCGCAAAGTCTCTCAACTGTGGAAGCCGCAGCGCGCGCAACACTAATGGCAATGGGAAACGCAGGTATCGCCAAAGCCGATCTCGCCATCGTATTTGCAACCATTAACTATCAAACGGAATATGAGGACCTGTACCAAGTGGTTCACTCTAACTCCAATTGTGATGAACTCATTGGATGTAGCGGGCTGAGCGTTCTGACCTCAGCAGGGGAGTTTGAAGAAGAACCAGCCCTCGCAGTCATGGTTATCCGTAGTGAGCAACTTTCGGCAGTATCCTTCAGTGCACACGGGACAGCAGCGGAAGTGGGCAAACAGATAGAAAAAGATATTCAGTCTGGACTCGGTGATGACTCCCTTCTCGTCATTTTCCCAGATGTTCGAGCCGTGAATCCAGCAGAACTCGTGAAGCATATTGGTGATGACGGAACAGAATTACCTGTCGTGGGTGCCGCTGTTTCTGGCGATGCGACAGGGGCACAGATGTATCATTGGAAGGGAGAAGAGGCAACAGAAGGTGGACTGACGGGTATCCTCTTGACGGGTGACTTCAACACGGAGATCGGCGTTGCACAAGGATGTCAACCCATCGGTAGACCCCGTGAAGTCACAAGAGCAGAGGGACGCGTTATTTTCGAGTTGGACGGTGAACCTGCATTGGAACAATTTAAGGGAAGCCTACAATTGCTAACACAGGACGATATTCGTCGCTCAGGTGGCACAGTTTTCGTCGGTATCGCGATGGATCCTGAAAACAAAAATCCGATCCGGGGAGATTTTCTAATTCGTAATCTTGTCGGTATTAATGAGGAGCATGATGCCCTGGCTGTATCTGAGGAGGTAACGGAAGGACAATTGGTGCAGTTCCATTTACGAAATCCTAACGCCGCCGCAGAAGAAATCCAGGATATTATTACACAATTAGCTGAAAGAACACGTCAACACACACCTGCCTTCGGGCTCTATTTCAACTGCTTAGGTCGTGGTAAGGGATTATATGGTGTAGCAAATCACGACATCGGTGTGATTCAAGAGAAGTTTCCAGGACTCCCCGTTATCGGGTTTTTCGGGAATTCGGAGTTCGCACCGATCGGTGGACGTAACTTCGCACATGCCTATACCGGTGTGTTCGTGCTTTGCACCGCAAACTGA
- a CDS encoding Gfo/Idh/MocA family oxidoreductase, translating to MSRIRIGVIGCGAIAQVHHLPNLTALHREFEVSIVCDLSRSAAQAVSKRFHVPKFVTDYNELLSTDVDAVLLCHGDPKTEVALAAFKAGKHVFIEKPVCFSLQEMDAMLAAQREADTVAQAGYMKVHDPAFQLAKREVDAMESYRFVQINHLHPNNNLHLSQFDVERFDDVPADAFKPAGAAREKAQAEAIGEVLSETGLESAIQSKAARVFYLLAGSMIHDIYSLRVMLGSPSEVVSAEVWSEGRGVTIVLGYPNGARCVATWVDLPDLWDFKETLEIYGDTKRVIVSYPTGFSRGILSEVTIHGIDADGTTYSKTPAVEWESAFVRELRHFHACIIEGEPCYTSLESARNDIALIINIVRCYVEQKPVVCQS from the coding sequence ATGAGTCGTATACGGATAGGTGTTATCGGATGTGGTGCAATCGCACAGGTACATCATCTCCCGAATCTTACCGCACTTCATCGAGAATTTGAAGTGTCTATCGTTTGTGATCTTTCGCGTAGTGCTGCACAAGCCGTCTCAAAGCGGTTTCATGTTCCGAAATTCGTGACAGATTACAATGAGTTGCTCAGCACAGATGTGGATGCTGTTCTGCTTTGCCACGGGGATCCAAAGACGGAAGTCGCACTCGCTGCGTTTAAAGCGGGAAAGCATGTTTTTATAGAAAAACCCGTCTGCTTTTCACTTCAAGAAATGGATGCGATGCTCGCTGCTCAACGTGAAGCGGACACTGTCGCGCAAGCAGGATACATGAAGGTGCATGATCCAGCCTTTCAACTCGCCAAGCGCGAAGTGGATGCAATGGAGAGTTACCGATTCGTGCAAATCAACCATCTCCACCCGAATAATAACCTACATTTGAGCCAATTCGATGTCGAACGATTCGACGATGTTCCTGCGGACGCATTTAAACCTGCGGGCGCGGCGCGTGAAAAAGCACAAGCCGAAGCCATCGGTGAAGTTCTGTCCGAAACCGGACTCGAAAGTGCCATCCAAAGCAAGGCAGCACGAGTGTTCTACTTGCTTGCTGGTAGCATGATCCACGATATCTACAGTCTACGGGTAATGCTCGGTTCACCGAGTGAGGTGGTTAGCGCGGAAGTCTGGTCGGAAGGACGCGGTGTGACAATTGTGTTAGGCTATCCGAATGGCGCACGCTGTGTCGCCACATGGGTGGACCTACCGGATCTCTGGGACTTTAAAGAGACGCTGGAAATCTATGGCGATACCAAACGCGTCATTGTCTCCTATCCGACCGGTTTTTCACGGGGTATCCTGTCAGAGGTAACGATACACGGAATAGATGCCGATGGCACAACCTATAGCAAGACACCGGCTGTTGAGTGGGAAAGCGCGTTCGTGCGGGAGTTACGTCATTTCCATGCGTGCATCATAGAAGGCGAGCCGTGTTATACCTCGCTGGAATCTGCGCGGAACGACATTGCACTCATTATTAACATTGTGCGGTGCTATGTGGAGCAAAAACCGGTTGTGTGTCAAAGTTGA
- a CDS encoding aminotransferase class I/II-fold pyridoxal phosphate-dependent enzyme, translating to MTQLCLRYDAINLSQGTPAYQPPPEVKAAAIEAIQEGYNQYSITWGAPAFREAIAHKMTTFNCIPTDPDRNVTVTCGSTEGMLSSLLAIINPSDEIIIFEPFYENYGPDTIISGATPVYVALQETPAPDGTIRFTYDATELRDAFSANTKAIVINTPNNPLGKVFTQDELQEIAALCCEYDCLAITDEIYEHMIYDDTSHLSIGSLPEMRDRTITVSGLSKAYSMTGWRLGYVIAPAVLTDAIRKMHDFLTVGAPHPLQRAGVVALNLPPSYHATLVAKYDKNRKYLVEHLTKAGFRCHEPEGAYYIMTDITDFGFPDDTAFANWLVKEIGVGGVPGSSFYSRPHLGRTKFRFMFSMADAILAEAVERLMQIKAKI from the coding sequence ATGACACAACTCTGTCTGCGCTATGATGCAATCAACCTCTCCCAAGGCACGCCAGCATATCAACCGCCTCCTGAAGTCAAAGCCGCCGCGATTGAAGCGATCCAAGAAGGCTATAATCAGTACAGCATCACGTGGGGGGCACCGGCGTTTCGTGAAGCAATCGCGCATAAGATGACGACGTTCAACTGTATTCCGACCGATCCGGACAGAAATGTGACCGTCACGTGCGGTTCAACGGAAGGCATGCTCTCCTCGCTTCTCGCAATCATCAATCCGAGCGACGAAATTATCATCTTTGAACCCTTTTATGAAAACTACGGACCCGATACTATTATCTCTGGTGCAACACCCGTCTATGTGGCATTACAAGAGACACCCGCACCTGATGGCACAATTCGTTTTACCTACGACGCGACTGAACTCCGAGACGCTTTCTCTGCCAACACAAAGGCGATTGTCATAAATACGCCGAATAACCCACTCGGTAAGGTTTTCACCCAAGACGAACTTCAAGAGATTGCCGCCCTTTGCTGTGAATACGACTGCCTCGCGATCACCGATGAAATATACGAGCACATGATTTATGATGATACGTCGCATCTCAGTATCGGTTCACTACCAGAAATGCGGGATCGGACGATTACCGTATCGGGATTGAGTAAGGCATATTCTATGACGGGATGGCGATTGGGATACGTCATCGCCCCAGCGGTTTTGACAGATGCTATCCGTAAAATGCACGACTTCTTGACCGTCGGGGCACCGCATCCGCTGCAGCGTGCGGGCGTTGTAGCCCTCAATTTGCCGCCGAGTTACCACGCAACCTTGGTCGCGAAATACGACAAGAATCGTAAATATCTCGTTGAGCACCTCACGAAAGCCGGATTCCGTTGTCATGAACCGGAGGGTGCGTATTACATCATGACCGACATTACCGATTTTGGGTTCCCTGATGACACAGCCTTTGCGAATTGGTTGGTGAAAGAGATCGGCGTCGGTGGTGTGCCGGGTTCGAGTTTCTACAGCCGCCCACACCTCGGCAGAACGAAATTTCGGTTCATGTTTAGTATGGCGGACGCCATCCTCGCCGAAGCCGTCGAACGCTTGATGCAGATCAAAGCGAAAATCTGA
- a CDS encoding bifunctional 5,10-methylenetetrahydrofolate dehydrogenase/5,10-methenyltetrahydrofolate cyclohydrolase produces MSAELLKGSQLAKRVRSQIRRKIKKLTFTPGLAVVQVGDDPASTLYIKHKQRDCEKVHFHSEVHRLPVDINQDTLIAHVEALNARADIHGILVQMPLPEGIEREAVIDKIHPHKDADGLNPVNLGNLLINREGVTPCTPTGIIRLIELTGEPIEGKHAVCIGRSPLVGKSVGLMLLNRNATVTYCHSRTVDLTAKVQKADILVAAVGRPEFVTADMVKPGAIVIDVGINHVNGRAVGDVKFEEVKEMAGFITPVPGGVGPMTRAMLLENTLKLAIGG; encoded by the coding sequence TTGTCAGCAGAACTCCTTAAGGGTAGTCAACTTGCGAAGCGCGTCCGGAGCCAGATCCGGCGAAAAATTAAAAAACTCACGTTTACTCCAGGTCTTGCTGTTGTCCAAGTAGGTGACGATCCTGCCTCAACGCTCTATATCAAACACAAACAACGTGATTGTGAAAAGGTGCATTTCCACTCCGAAGTCCATCGCTTACCCGTAGACATTAACCAAGACACCCTAATTGCACACGTTGAAGCCCTAAATGCGCGTGCGGATATCCATGGAATACTGGTGCAAATGCCACTACCAGAGGGTATAGAGAGAGAGGCAGTCATTGATAAGATTCATCCACATAAAGATGCAGACGGGCTGAATCCCGTCAATTTAGGGAATCTTCTCATCAACCGCGAGGGTGTGACACCTTGCACCCCGACAGGAATTATTCGCCTGATTGAACTGACAGGTGAACCGATTGAAGGCAAACATGCCGTCTGTATCGGTAGGAGTCCACTGGTCGGGAAATCTGTTGGATTGATGCTGCTGAATCGGAATGCTACCGTTACGTATTGTCATTCCCGAACGGTAGACTTGACGGCGAAGGTTCAGAAAGCAGATATTCTCGTCGCTGCAGTTGGTAGACCGGAATTTGTAACTGCGGACATGGTGAAACCTGGGGCTATCGTCATTGATGTCGGGATTAACCATGTCAATGGACGGGCTGTTGGGGATGTTAAATTTGAAGAAGTTAAAGAGATGGCTGGATTTATTACCCCTGTCCCCGGCGGGGTTGGTCCTATGACACGCGCAATGTTATTAGAAAATACTTTGAAATTAGCGATTGGAGGCTAA